The following coding sequences lie in one Arachis stenosperma cultivar V10309 chromosome 5, arast.V10309.gnm1.PFL2, whole genome shotgun sequence genomic window:
- the LOC130981243 gene encoding uncharacterized protein LOC130981243 codes for MERALQAQQVPEEQWVEFGTYQLQGEAQYWWQGTRRILHPDGAAIPWEVFRTEFYKKYFPNSARNAKELELMQLKQGQMTVAEYTSKFEELCRFSHICQGAPEDFAEWKCIKYEGGLRSDILSFVAPMEIRVFFELVNKSRVAEDCVRKAAAEKGSLRVPFQRPLGRNFAPRGRNFKRGGFVPQKTQDQGNYRRPNTNSSQGRRFGKQPQQDLNCQKCGRYHPGVPCRFGLGVCYSCRQPGHMATNCSEKKKYETGRVQQPGRVYTTSTIGAEGSETLIKGNCEMAGKILNALFDSRASHSFIAFEKAHELGLRMVVLGYWWTKL; via the coding sequence ATGGAAAGGGCGTTACAGGCACAACAGGTTCCTGAAGAGCAATGGGTTGAATTTGGAACTTATCAGTTGCAAGGTGAAGCTCAGTATTGGTGGCAGGGAACACGACGTATCCTGCATCCTGATGGTGCTGCGATTCCTTGGGAGGTTTTCCGGACagagttctataagaaataTTTTCCTAATTCAGCCAGAAATGCCAAGGAACTTGAATTAATGCAGTTAAAGCAGGGACAAATGACTGTTGCTGAGTATACTAGTAAATTTGAGGAGTTATGTCGCTTTTCTCATATCTGTCAAGGTGCGCCTGAAGATTTTGCtgaatggaagtgtattaaaTATGAGGGAGGTCTTCGGAGCGATATTCTGAGCTTCGTTGCCCCAATGGAGATCAGGGTGTTTTTTGAATTGGTAAATAAGAGTAGGGTGGCTGAGGATTGTGTGAGGAAGGCGGCAGCAGAGAAAGGAAGTTTGAGGGTGCCTTTTCAGAGGCCTTTAGGGAGGAACTTTGCTCCGAGAGGTAGGAATTTCAAGCGTGGAGGTTTTGTTCCGCAGAAGACTCAGGATCAAGGTAATTACAGAAGGCCGAATACTAATTCTAGTCAAGGAAGaaggtttgggaagcagccaCAGCAAGATCTGAACTGTCAGAAGTGCGGAAGGTATCACCCTGGAGTTCCGTGCAGATTCGGACTTGGAGTATGCTATTCTTGTAGACAGCCCGGGCATATGGCCACCAATTGCTCGGAGAAGAAGAAGTATGAGACTGGTAGGGTACAGCAGCCAGGGAGAGTATACACCACTTCTACCATAggtgctgagggatctgagacactgaTTAAAGGTAATTGTGAAATGGCTGGTAAAAtcttaaatgctttatttgattcaaGAGCGTCTcattcatttattgcatttgaaAAGGCCCATGAATTAGGATTGAGAATGGTGGTTTTAGgttattggtggacgaaattgtga